The DNA sequence TCCGGCAGCCGTACGGTGACCGTGAGTCCCTTCACCTCGGCGGTGGCCAGACCGGCGAGGGGGGCGGGGTCGCGTTCCCCGGTGAGCGAGGCCAGTGCCACGAAGAGGGTGCCGGCGGGGTCCTCGGGGCCGGCCGGCTCCTCGCCGACGGTGCCGGTGAGCTCGGGCACGAGGGCCCACGGCCCGTACGCGGTGCCCTGCGGCGCCCTGACCGCGCCGGCGGTCTGCCAGCCGTGCAGTCCGAGGAGCTGGCCGGTCACCTCTTCCCCGGCCAGCCGTATCTCGGGGCCCCGCTCGGTCTCCGCCGGGGTGCCCGGGGGCAGGGCGACGGCCCAGCCGCTGTGGTGGATCCGGGTTCCGGCGGGGACGCCCACGGTGCGGTGGACGCGCACTTCGAGCCGGCCGCGGACGAGGGTGAGGCTGTCGATGCGGGCCGAGGGCAGGATGGGGCCACCGCCGGGGAACAGCGGGACCTGGGAGGAGGCGATCCAGTCGGGGCCCGCGGCCAGCGGCTGGATGCGCGGCCGCTTGCTGCGCGCTCCGCGCACCTCGAGGGCGATGTGGTTGTCGGGGGTGTTGTCCGCGCTGGTGGGGCCGGTGCGGGTGGAGTAGGCGAGCCGGGCGTAGAGGGGGTCGGGCGCGCTGTCGGCGCCCCAGGTGTAGCTGCCGTGGTTGTGCAGCCGCACCAGCCCGTCCCGTCCCGTGGTCTGGATGAGGAATCCGGGGGCGGGCAGCGCCAGCGCCCGGTCCGGCCCCTCGACGGGCGCCGCCTCCTCGGGCGCGGTCCACACCGGGTGGTCGGGCGGGAGCAGCAGGGCGAGGAACCCCTTCGAGGCCCAGTAGGGCGAGCCGGGCCCGGAGTAGCGCTGGAGCGTGGCCGCGTGCGGCCCGTACCAGCCAAGGCTCAGCACCCCGTCCCGGGTCAGCGCGCCACGGTCCAGGAAGTGGCGCAGCGCGCCGCTGAGGACACGGCGGGTGGCGCCGGGGGCGAGGGGGGTGTGGCCGGTGAGGGCGCCGAGGCCCACCGCGGCGCCGGCGGCGAAGCGGTAGGTGAGGGAGCGGCCGTGGTGGATGGGGGCGCCATTGGCGTCGAAGAGCAGCGAGAAGCTCTCGAGGAAGGTGTGCAGCCGGGGGCCGAGCCGGTCCAGCAGCGCGCCGTCGGCGGCGAGATGGGCGTGGAGCAGCGGATACATGTGCAGCGCCCAGCCGTTGTAGTGGTCGAACGACCGGGCGTCGCCGTCGGAGTACCAGCCCTGGCCCCGGTACCAGCCCTCCAGGAGGTCGAGCCCCCGCTCGATGGCGCGGGCCGTCTCGGTGTCACCGCGGCCGACGGACTCCAGGAAACCGGCGACGGTGAGGGGGAAGAGGTACCAGTTGTTGGGGGCGGGCTGGTGGCGGAGCGCGCCGCGCAGCCACTCCTCGGTGCGGTCCTGGGCGTCGGACGACAGGGCCTGCCAGGTCCACGGCGCGGTCAGCCGCAGGCCCAGGGCCACGGACGCGGACTCCACCATGGGCTGGCCGTGGGCGGGGAAATGGCCGATCACCGGCCAGGACTCGGCGTCGTCCCGTCCGGGGGCGAGGGTGCCGCGGGCGATCCCGGCGGTGTAGCGCTCCAGGATGGAGTGCGGGTCGCTGCCCGAGGACCCTGCGGCGCGTAAGGCGGCGAGGAGGAAGGTGCGGGCGAACCCTTCGAGTCCGTCGGAGCGCACACCGGACTGCGACGGGGGGCCGGGGAGGTCGATCAGGCCGTGGCCGGGGGTGGCGTAGCGGAGGGCGGCGTGCAGCAGACCGTCGGCGACGGCCTCCCAGTGGGCGCGGGTGTAGCCGGTGTGGGGGCTGAGGGCGCGGTCCTCGGCGGGGAGCGGGAAGGGCAGTTCGGGCATGGCGGGGTGTGCCTCCTGGGGGTCGGGCGGGGTACGCCGATCAGTGGATCATCCCCGAGCGTACGGGGTGGGCGCGCTGCGCGACCGGCGATGTGGTGCTCAGCGGGTGGTGACGCCACGTGCCCGCAGGGCCGTTCGCAGGGCCCGGATCGCGTAGTAGGACCGCGATTTGACGGTTCCGGGTGGCACCCCCAGCACCCGGGCCGCCTGATCGACGCTGTGGCCCAGGTAGTACAGGTGCAGCAGCACCTCCCGCTGCCGGGGCGTCAGATCGGCCATCGCGTCCGTCACCACCTGGGCGGTGAGCGTCCGATCGACCGCGTCCGGTGCGGTCACCCGCCCCATGTCCGCCTCACCGGCCGTCTCCACCGGCCGCCACGCCTGGGCCCGGTCGTCGTCGGTCACCAGATCGCCGACCACGGCGAGCAGCCGGGATCGGGCGGTGTCGTCCATGGGGCCGATGTCCGTAGGACACTGCCAGGCGCGGATGGCCACCTCCTGCACGATGTCCTCGGCCCGGTGCCAGTCCCCGCCCAGCATCCGGGCGGCCAGGCGGTGCAGCGCCGAGCCGTGCCGTTGGTAGAGCGTCCGTAACGACGTGTCGGCGTCGGTCGTCATGGCCGCCACACGGATGTTCATCGTCCCCCCGGGGTTGATGCGTCGGTGGCGCGAGAGTAAAAGGGGCACGACGCCGATTGAGTGACGAAAGACTGACGCCGTCCCGCGGCCGGAAGCACGCCGTGCCCGAAACGGGCTCCACTACGATCCCCCCTTGTGCGATTTACGGTGTTAGGCCCGGTCAGGGCGTGGCGT is a window from the Streptomyces luomodiensis genome containing:
- a CDS encoding DUF2264 domain-containing protein, yielding MPELPFPLPAEDRALSPHTGYTRAHWEAVADGLLHAALRYATPGHGLIDLPGPPSQSGVRSDGLEGFARTFLLAALRAAGSSGSDPHSILERYTAGIARGTLAPGRDDAESWPVIGHFPAHGQPMVESASVALGLRLTAPWTWQALSSDAQDRTEEWLRGALRHQPAPNNWYLFPLTVAGFLESVGRGDTETARAIERGLDLLEGWYRGQGWYSDGDARSFDHYNGWALHMYPLLHAHLAADGALLDRLGPRLHTFLESFSLLFDANGAPIHHGRSLTYRFAAGAAVGLGALTGHTPLAPGATRRVLSGALRHFLDRGALTRDGVLSLGWYGPHAATLQRYSGPGSPYWASKGFLALLLPPDHPVWTAPEEAAPVEGPDRALALPAPGFLIQTTGRDGLVRLHNHGSYTWGADSAPDPLYARLAYSTRTGPTSADNTPDNHIALEVRGARSKRPRIQPLAAGPDWIASSQVPLFPGGGPILPSARIDSLTLVRGRLEVRVHRTVGVPAGTRIHHSGWAVALPPGTPAETERGPEIRLAGEEVTGQLLGLHGWQTAGAVRAPQGTAYGPWALVPELTGTVGEEPAGPEDPAGTLFVALASLTGERDPAPLAGLATAEVKGLTVTVRLPDGAEVVVDFGSGDAPTVTESDEKP
- a CDS encoding sigma-70 family RNA polymerase sigma factor; translated protein: MTTDADTSLRTLYQRHGSALHRLAARMLGGDWHRAEDIVQEVAIRAWQCPTDIGPMDDTARSRLLAVVGDLVTDDDRAQAWRPVETAGEADMGRVTAPDAVDRTLTAQVVTDAMADLTPRQREVLLHLYYLGHSVDQAARVLGVPPGTVKSRSYYAIRALRTALRARGVTTR